The following proteins are encoded in a genomic region of Streptomyces sp. SLBN-31:
- a CDS encoding helix-turn-helix transcriptional regulator, translating into MSMSLEERVRSAVAALLHAAGESQTELAGALGVSQAQVSRRQSGAAAWSLADCEVVAAHYGIDVLDLLAGPTRAAEALPAGRRRVPGRQTTARPAAVADGDV; encoded by the coding sequence ATGAGTATGAGCCTGGAGGAGCGGGTGCGGTCCGCTGTGGCGGCTCTTCTGCATGCGGCGGGCGAGTCCCAGACCGAGCTCGCGGGTGCGCTGGGAGTGAGCCAGGCGCAGGTGAGTCGGCGTCAGTCGGGTGCGGCCGCATGGAGTCTGGCCGACTGCGAGGTGGTCGCCGCGCACTACGGCATCGACGTCCTCGACCTCCTGGCAGGACCCACCCGCGCCGCGGAGGCGTTGCCCGCCGGACGCCGTCGCGTCCCCGGCCGGCAGACCACCGCGCGTCCTGCGGCCGTAGCGGACGGGGATGTGTGA